A single region of the Neodiprion pinetum isolate iyNeoPine1 chromosome 5, iyNeoPine1.2, whole genome shotgun sequence genome encodes:
- the PIG-G gene encoding GPI ethanolamine phosphate transferase 2 isoform X4: MFVTLFSALLFLYGFFPLQLLDAGIASFKDVPDHVEHIRVNNELLYKPMISRLIFMVIDGMRWDFVAGPIGQAGMPITRSLIQNDSACLLQAKVGSPTVTMPRIKAITTGTAPTFVDVVLNFGSTSISGDSLLLQAKNHGHKLVFFGDDTWLRLFPGIFDRHDGTTSFFVTDYTEVDDNVTRHIDGELNKDDWTIMVLHYLGLDHIGHIGGPQSPLIKPKLREMDEIIGRINAKVVHWHSQNESTLFIVCGDHGMKDSGGHGGNTPQETLVPFVAIGASCPGNDDQPVQMDQIDVSSTLAVMLGIPIPASSLGSISLNVLRELSTSRKLFSLYYNAKQVFNHFKRLTGFQASGAYEKYSNAIKLHTAWLETNGLTNETVDEIVFLYTAALRGMRNKLTSSMTKYDLHVMTIAMFFMFHVLYIITNTQQDTSITPRKIYGFLIINVILWTSVDYLWEGSSESLLLSNDTNSNLILMVIVVILFGNCYLCTKRRFSADSLVQVLKSKGTTQCLLIMGIIIHALSFSSSSFVEEEHRTWYFFWTTFCILLLYKIGKSLIAQSPRYFYRHSLQANISMKLFLCLLAHSVLRQLNSTGDMYAHLPDIANWLQQQESKINMSVLLISALSILVWIGHTHEEIKYKTYSLTLYIALAVCVYLRHMGTEAVLRIPFYPTSKGIVEAQFFWCLMLVFSTCAVFRLGSTIRRSRRNFLSLLLRFVIESWVMASTMLHRPYNVVLLPIQILSSIVIYVALRGYQNRDIIIHIFYWLGNVFYFYQGNSNNLSTIDIAAGYVGVESYNIYITGLFLVINTYSAPVLAYLTLLYVVTCENENPKSLDDVIEINRLYAAFRLLPLAVYTIVVSIQRYHLFIWTVFSPKLLYEAMYCMVMYIVMLTMNATFILHDKINEY; this comes from the exons ATGTTCGTCACCCTCTTCTCCGCTCTGTTATTCCTGTACGGCTTCTTCCCACTGCAACTTCTGGATGCTGGTATCGCCAGCTTCAAGGACGTTCCAGATCATGTTGAACATATCAG AGTGAACAACGAGCTGTTGTACAAACCTATGATAAGTAGGTTAATTTTCATGGTGATCGACGGAATGAGGTGGGATTTTGTTGCTGGACCCATCGGACAAGCCGGTATGCCAATCACACGGAGCTTGATACAAAACGACTCGGCGTGTCTTCTTCAAGCTAAGGTCGGCTCTCCTACAGTCACCATGCCCAGGATAAAG gcCATAACGACAGGAACTGCGCCAACATTTGTGGATGTGGTATTGAATTTTGGCAGCACGAGCATATCGGGTGACAGTCTTTTATTGCAGGCCAAAAACCATGGTCATAAATTAGTATTCTTCGGGGACGATACCTGGTTAAGGTTGTTTCCTGGTATATTTGACCGGCATGACGGAACCACGTCATTCTTTGTCACAGATTATACAGAG GTAGACGATAACGTGACACGCCACATCGATGGCGAGTTGAATAAAGACGATTGGACCATTATGGTGCTGCACTATCTCGGGTTGGATCATATCGGGCACATAGGAGGGCCTCAAAGTCCTCTGATAAAACCGAAATTGAGAGAAATGGATGAGATAATCGGTAGAATTAACGCCAAAGTTGTGCACTGG CACTCCCAAAATGAGTCCACGTTATTTATCGTTTGCGGAGATCACGGGATGAAGGACTCGGGTGGTCATGGTGGAAACACACCTCAAGAAACTCTGGTACCTTTTGTAGCAATCGGTGCATCTTGTCCTGGAAACGATGATCAGCCCGTTCAGATGGATCAGATAGACGTAAGCAGTACCCTTGCAGTGATGCTGGGTATCCCAATACCGGCGTCGAGTCTAGGAAGTATCTCGTTGAATGTCTTGAGAGAACTGTCCACGTCAAGAAAGCTCTTCAGTCTTTACTACAATGCCAAACAAGTTTTCAATCACTTTAAAAGGCTTACTGGATTCCAAGCTTCTG GAgcttatgaaaaatattcaaatgcCATAAAGTTACATACAGCTTGGCTGGAAACAAATGGACTGACAAATGAAACTGTGGATGAAATCGTATTCTTATATACTGCTGCTCTTAGAGGGATGAGAAATAAACTTACCAGCAGCATGACCAAATATGACCTTCACGTCATGACAATCGCAATGTTTTTCATGTTTCAT GTGCTGTACATTATAACGAATACGCAGCAGGATACGAGTATTACTCCTAGAAAGATATACGGCTTTCTGATAATCAACGTAATTCTTTGGACATCAGTCGATTACTTATGGGAAGGTTCAAGCGAATCGTTGCTTTTGTCGAACGATACAAACAGTAACTTAATTCTCATGGTCATCGTTGTAATATTATTTGGAAACTGTTACTTGTGTACAAAGCGCAGGTTCTCTGCTGATAGTTTAGTACAG GTTCTGAAAAGTAAAGGAACTACACAGTGTCTATTAATAATGGGTATCATCATTCATGCTCTGAGTTTCAGTAGCAGTAGTTTCGTTGAGGAAGAACACCGTACCTGGTACTTTTTTTGGACTACGTTCTGTATTCTATTGTTGTACAAGATCGGTAAATCCCTCATTGCACAATCGCCAAG ATATTTTTACAGACATTCTCTCCAAGCAAATATTTCTATGAAACTGTTCCTGTGTTTATTGGCTCACTCGGTACTCAGGCAGCTGAATAGCACCGGAGATATGTATGCCCACTTGCCCGATATCGCCAATTGGCTTCAGCAACAAGAAAGCAAAATAAACATGTCCGTGCTGCTAATCTCTG CCCTTTCAATTCTCGTTTGGATCGGACACACCCAtgaggaaataaaatataaaacgtACTCTTTGACGCTGTATATTGCTCTCGCTGTTTGCGTGTATCTTCGGCACATGGGAACTGAAGCAGTATTGAGGATTCCATTCTATCCAACCTCCAA GGGAATTGTTGAGGCGCAATTTTTCTGGTGCTTGATGCTGGTCTTTTCAACTTGCGCTGTGTTTAGATTGGGGAGTACGATACGGAGAagtagaagaaattttttgtcccTACTTCTGCGGTTCGTCATAGAATCCTGGGTCATGGCTTCAACAATGTTACACAGACCGTATAACGTCGTATTGTTGCCGATTCAGATATTGTCCAGTATTGTGATATACGTTGCGTTGAGGGGCTATCAAAATCGTGATATCATTATCCACATCTTTTACTGGCTGGGCAATGTGTTCTACTTTTATCAG GGTAACTCCAATAATTTATCCACTATTGACATTGCTGCGGGCTACGTGGGAGTAGAatcgtacaatatttacattacGGGACTTTTTCTAGTCATCAATACATATTCTGCACCAGTTTTGGCCTATCTCACACTTCTGTATGTCGTCAcatgtgaaaatgaaaatcc aAAATCGCTGGACGACGTGATTGAGATAAATAGACTGTACGCCGCGTTTAGATTACTTCCGTTAGCTGTGTACACAATAGTAGTTAGTATTCAAAGATACCATTTATTCATTTGGACCGTATTTTCGCCGAAACTTTTATACGAGGCGATGTACTGTATGgtaatgtatattgtaatgtTAACAATGAACGctacttttattttacatgACAAAATTAACGAGTATTAG
- the PIG-G gene encoding GPI ethanolamine phosphate transferase 2 isoform X3 yields the protein MTPHERSKRDGTSRFSLDCCTLFYAMFVTLFSALLFLYGFFPLQLLDAGIASFKDVPDHVEHIRVNNELLYKPMISRLIFMVIDGMRWDFVAGPIGQAGMPITRSLIQNDSACLLQAKVGSPTVTMPRIKAITTGTAPTFVDVVLNFGSTSISGDSLLLQAKNHGHKLVFFGDDTWLRLFPGIFDRHDGTTSFFVTDYTEVDDNVTRHIDGELNKDDWTIMVLHYLGLDHIGHIGGPQSPLIKPKLREMDEIIGRINAKVVHWHSQNESTLFIVCGDHGMKDSGGHGGNTPQETLVPFVAIGASCPGNDDQPVQMDQIDVSSTLAVMLGIPIPASSLGSISLNVLRELSTSRKLFSLYYNAKQVFNHFKRLTGFQASAWLETNGLTNETVDEIVFLYTAALRGMRNKLTSSMTKYDLHVMTIAMFFMFHVLYIITNTQQDTSITPRKIYGFLIINVILWTSVDYLWEGSSESLLLSNDTNSNLILMVIVVILFGNCYLCTKRRFSADSLVQVLKSKGTTQCLLIMGIIIHALSFSSSSFVEEEHRTWYFFWTTFCILLLYKIGKSLIAQSPRYFYRHSLQANISMKLFLCLLAHSVLRQLNSTGDMYAHLPDIANWLQQQESKINMSVLLISALSILVWIGHTHEEIKYKTYSLTLYIALAVCVYLRHMGTEAVLRIPFYPTSKGIVEAQFFWCLMLVFSTCAVFRLGSTIRRSRRNFLSLLLRFVIESWVMASTMLHRPYNVVLLPIQILSSIVIYVALRGYQNRDIIIHIFYWLGNVFYFYQGNSNNLSTIDIAAGYVGVESYNIYITGLFLVINTYSAPVLAYLTLLYVVTCENENPKSLDDVIEINRLYAAFRLLPLAVYTIVVSIQRYHLFIWTVFSPKLLYEAMYCMVMYIVMLTMNATFILHDKINEY from the exons ATGACGCCCCATGAACGGAGCAAAAGAG ATGGAACGTCACGATTTTCCCTCGACTGCTGTACCTTGTTCTATGCGATGTTCGTCACCCTCTTCTCCGCTCTGTTATTCCTGTACGGCTTCTTCCCACTGCAACTTCTGGATGCTGGTATCGCCAGCTTCAAGGACGTTCCAGATCATGTTGAACATATCAG AGTGAACAACGAGCTGTTGTACAAACCTATGATAAGTAGGTTAATTTTCATGGTGATCGACGGAATGAGGTGGGATTTTGTTGCTGGACCCATCGGACAAGCCGGTATGCCAATCACACGGAGCTTGATACAAAACGACTCGGCGTGTCTTCTTCAAGCTAAGGTCGGCTCTCCTACAGTCACCATGCCCAGGATAAAG gcCATAACGACAGGAACTGCGCCAACATTTGTGGATGTGGTATTGAATTTTGGCAGCACGAGCATATCGGGTGACAGTCTTTTATTGCAGGCCAAAAACCATGGTCATAAATTAGTATTCTTCGGGGACGATACCTGGTTAAGGTTGTTTCCTGGTATATTTGACCGGCATGACGGAACCACGTCATTCTTTGTCACAGATTATACAGAG GTAGACGATAACGTGACACGCCACATCGATGGCGAGTTGAATAAAGACGATTGGACCATTATGGTGCTGCACTATCTCGGGTTGGATCATATCGGGCACATAGGAGGGCCTCAAAGTCCTCTGATAAAACCGAAATTGAGAGAAATGGATGAGATAATCGGTAGAATTAACGCCAAAGTTGTGCACTGG CACTCCCAAAATGAGTCCACGTTATTTATCGTTTGCGGAGATCACGGGATGAAGGACTCGGGTGGTCATGGTGGAAACACACCTCAAGAAACTCTGGTACCTTTTGTAGCAATCGGTGCATCTTGTCCTGGAAACGATGATCAGCCCGTTCAGATGGATCAGATAGACGTAAGCAGTACCCTTGCAGTGATGCTGGGTATCCCAATACCGGCGTCGAGTCTAGGAAGTATCTCGTTGAATGTCTTGAGAGAACTGTCCACGTCAAGAAAGCTCTTCAGTCTTTACTACAATGCCAAACAAGTTTTCAATCACTTTAAAAGGCTTACTGGATTCCAAGCTTCTG CTTGGCTGGAAACAAATGGACTGACAAATGAAACTGTGGATGAAATCGTATTCTTATATACTGCTGCTCTTAGAGGGATGAGAAATAAACTTACCAGCAGCATGACCAAATATGACCTTCACGTCATGACAATCGCAATGTTTTTCATGTTTCAT GTGCTGTACATTATAACGAATACGCAGCAGGATACGAGTATTACTCCTAGAAAGATATACGGCTTTCTGATAATCAACGTAATTCTTTGGACATCAGTCGATTACTTATGGGAAGGTTCAAGCGAATCGTTGCTTTTGTCGAACGATACAAACAGTAACTTAATTCTCATGGTCATCGTTGTAATATTATTTGGAAACTGTTACTTGTGTACAAAGCGCAGGTTCTCTGCTGATAGTTTAGTACAG GTTCTGAAAAGTAAAGGAACTACACAGTGTCTATTAATAATGGGTATCATCATTCATGCTCTGAGTTTCAGTAGCAGTAGTTTCGTTGAGGAAGAACACCGTACCTGGTACTTTTTTTGGACTACGTTCTGTATTCTATTGTTGTACAAGATCGGTAAATCCCTCATTGCACAATCGCCAAG ATATTTTTACAGACATTCTCTCCAAGCAAATATTTCTATGAAACTGTTCCTGTGTTTATTGGCTCACTCGGTACTCAGGCAGCTGAATAGCACCGGAGATATGTATGCCCACTTGCCCGATATCGCCAATTGGCTTCAGCAACAAGAAAGCAAAATAAACATGTCCGTGCTGCTAATCTCTG CCCTTTCAATTCTCGTTTGGATCGGACACACCCAtgaggaaataaaatataaaacgtACTCTTTGACGCTGTATATTGCTCTCGCTGTTTGCGTGTATCTTCGGCACATGGGAACTGAAGCAGTATTGAGGATTCCATTCTATCCAACCTCCAA GGGAATTGTTGAGGCGCAATTTTTCTGGTGCTTGATGCTGGTCTTTTCAACTTGCGCTGTGTTTAGATTGGGGAGTACGATACGGAGAagtagaagaaattttttgtcccTACTTCTGCGGTTCGTCATAGAATCCTGGGTCATGGCTTCAACAATGTTACACAGACCGTATAACGTCGTATTGTTGCCGATTCAGATATTGTCCAGTATTGTGATATACGTTGCGTTGAGGGGCTATCAAAATCGTGATATCATTATCCACATCTTTTACTGGCTGGGCAATGTGTTCTACTTTTATCAG GGTAACTCCAATAATTTATCCACTATTGACATTGCTGCGGGCTACGTGGGAGTAGAatcgtacaatatttacattacGGGACTTTTTCTAGTCATCAATACATATTCTGCACCAGTTTTGGCCTATCTCACACTTCTGTATGTCGTCAcatgtgaaaatgaaaatcc aAAATCGCTGGACGACGTGATTGAGATAAATAGACTGTACGCCGCGTTTAGATTACTTCCGTTAGCTGTGTACACAATAGTAGTTAGTATTCAAAGATACCATTTATTCATTTGGACCGTATTTTCGCCGAAACTTTTATACGAGGCGATGTACTGTATGgtaatgtatattgtaatgtTAACAATGAACGctacttttattttacatgACAAAATTAACGAGTATTAG
- the PIG-G gene encoding GPI ethanolamine phosphate transferase 2 isoform X1, with protein sequence MTPHERSKRDGTSRFSLDCCTLFYAMFVTLFSALLFLYGFFPLQLLDAGIASFKDVPDHVEHIRVNNELLYKPMISRLIFMVIDGMRWDFVAGPIGQAGMPITRSLIQNDSACLLQAKVGSPTVTMPRIKAITTGTAPTFVDVVLNFGSTSISGDSLLLQAKNHGHKLVFFGDDTWLRLFPGIFDRHDGTTSFFVTDYTEVDDNVTRHIDGELNKDDWTIMVLHYLGLDHIGHIGGPQSPLIKPKLREMDEIIGRINAKVVHWHSQNESTLFIVCGDHGMKDSGGHGGNTPQETLVPFVAIGASCPGNDDQPVQMDQIDVSSTLAVMLGIPIPASSLGSISLNVLRELSTSRKLFSLYYNAKQVFNHFKRLTGFQASGAYEKYSNAIKLHTAWLETNGLTNETVDEIVFLYTAALRGMRNKLTSSMTKYDLHVMTIAMFFMFHVLYIITNTQQDTSITPRKIYGFLIINVILWTSVDYLWEGSSESLLLSNDTNSNLILMVIVVILFGNCYLCTKRRFSADSLVQVLKSKGTTQCLLIMGIIIHALSFSSSSFVEEEHRTWYFFWTTFCILLLYKIGKSLIAQSPRYFYRHSLQANISMKLFLCLLAHSVLRQLNSTGDMYAHLPDIANWLQQQESKINMSVLLISALSILVWIGHTHEEIKYKTYSLTLYIALAVCVYLRHMGTEAVLRIPFYPTSKGIVEAQFFWCLMLVFSTCAVFRLGSTIRRSRRNFLSLLLRFVIESWVMASTMLHRPYNVVLLPIQILSSIVIYVALRGYQNRDIIIHIFYWLGNVFYFYQGNSNNLSTIDIAAGYVGVESYNIYITGLFLVINTYSAPVLAYLTLLYVVTCENENPKSLDDVIEINRLYAAFRLLPLAVYTIVVSIQRYHLFIWTVFSPKLLYEAMYCMVMYIVMLTMNATFILHDKINEY encoded by the exons ATGACGCCCCATGAACGGAGCAAAAGAG ATGGAACGTCACGATTTTCCCTCGACTGCTGTACCTTGTTCTATGCGATGTTCGTCACCCTCTTCTCCGCTCTGTTATTCCTGTACGGCTTCTTCCCACTGCAACTTCTGGATGCTGGTATCGCCAGCTTCAAGGACGTTCCAGATCATGTTGAACATATCAG AGTGAACAACGAGCTGTTGTACAAACCTATGATAAGTAGGTTAATTTTCATGGTGATCGACGGAATGAGGTGGGATTTTGTTGCTGGACCCATCGGACAAGCCGGTATGCCAATCACACGGAGCTTGATACAAAACGACTCGGCGTGTCTTCTTCAAGCTAAGGTCGGCTCTCCTACAGTCACCATGCCCAGGATAAAG gcCATAACGACAGGAACTGCGCCAACATTTGTGGATGTGGTATTGAATTTTGGCAGCACGAGCATATCGGGTGACAGTCTTTTATTGCAGGCCAAAAACCATGGTCATAAATTAGTATTCTTCGGGGACGATACCTGGTTAAGGTTGTTTCCTGGTATATTTGACCGGCATGACGGAACCACGTCATTCTTTGTCACAGATTATACAGAG GTAGACGATAACGTGACACGCCACATCGATGGCGAGTTGAATAAAGACGATTGGACCATTATGGTGCTGCACTATCTCGGGTTGGATCATATCGGGCACATAGGAGGGCCTCAAAGTCCTCTGATAAAACCGAAATTGAGAGAAATGGATGAGATAATCGGTAGAATTAACGCCAAAGTTGTGCACTGG CACTCCCAAAATGAGTCCACGTTATTTATCGTTTGCGGAGATCACGGGATGAAGGACTCGGGTGGTCATGGTGGAAACACACCTCAAGAAACTCTGGTACCTTTTGTAGCAATCGGTGCATCTTGTCCTGGAAACGATGATCAGCCCGTTCAGATGGATCAGATAGACGTAAGCAGTACCCTTGCAGTGATGCTGGGTATCCCAATACCGGCGTCGAGTCTAGGAAGTATCTCGTTGAATGTCTTGAGAGAACTGTCCACGTCAAGAAAGCTCTTCAGTCTTTACTACAATGCCAAACAAGTTTTCAATCACTTTAAAAGGCTTACTGGATTCCAAGCTTCTG GAgcttatgaaaaatattcaaatgcCATAAAGTTACATACAGCTTGGCTGGAAACAAATGGACTGACAAATGAAACTGTGGATGAAATCGTATTCTTATATACTGCTGCTCTTAGAGGGATGAGAAATAAACTTACCAGCAGCATGACCAAATATGACCTTCACGTCATGACAATCGCAATGTTTTTCATGTTTCAT GTGCTGTACATTATAACGAATACGCAGCAGGATACGAGTATTACTCCTAGAAAGATATACGGCTTTCTGATAATCAACGTAATTCTTTGGACATCAGTCGATTACTTATGGGAAGGTTCAAGCGAATCGTTGCTTTTGTCGAACGATACAAACAGTAACTTAATTCTCATGGTCATCGTTGTAATATTATTTGGAAACTGTTACTTGTGTACAAAGCGCAGGTTCTCTGCTGATAGTTTAGTACAG GTTCTGAAAAGTAAAGGAACTACACAGTGTCTATTAATAATGGGTATCATCATTCATGCTCTGAGTTTCAGTAGCAGTAGTTTCGTTGAGGAAGAACACCGTACCTGGTACTTTTTTTGGACTACGTTCTGTATTCTATTGTTGTACAAGATCGGTAAATCCCTCATTGCACAATCGCCAAG ATATTTTTACAGACATTCTCTCCAAGCAAATATTTCTATGAAACTGTTCCTGTGTTTATTGGCTCACTCGGTACTCAGGCAGCTGAATAGCACCGGAGATATGTATGCCCACTTGCCCGATATCGCCAATTGGCTTCAGCAACAAGAAAGCAAAATAAACATGTCCGTGCTGCTAATCTCTG CCCTTTCAATTCTCGTTTGGATCGGACACACCCAtgaggaaataaaatataaaacgtACTCTTTGACGCTGTATATTGCTCTCGCTGTTTGCGTGTATCTTCGGCACATGGGAACTGAAGCAGTATTGAGGATTCCATTCTATCCAACCTCCAA GGGAATTGTTGAGGCGCAATTTTTCTGGTGCTTGATGCTGGTCTTTTCAACTTGCGCTGTGTTTAGATTGGGGAGTACGATACGGAGAagtagaagaaattttttgtcccTACTTCTGCGGTTCGTCATAGAATCCTGGGTCATGGCTTCAACAATGTTACACAGACCGTATAACGTCGTATTGTTGCCGATTCAGATATTGTCCAGTATTGTGATATACGTTGCGTTGAGGGGCTATCAAAATCGTGATATCATTATCCACATCTTTTACTGGCTGGGCAATGTGTTCTACTTTTATCAG GGTAACTCCAATAATTTATCCACTATTGACATTGCTGCGGGCTACGTGGGAGTAGAatcgtacaatatttacattacGGGACTTTTTCTAGTCATCAATACATATTCTGCACCAGTTTTGGCCTATCTCACACTTCTGTATGTCGTCAcatgtgaaaatgaaaatcc aAAATCGCTGGACGACGTGATTGAGATAAATAGACTGTACGCCGCGTTTAGATTACTTCCGTTAGCTGTGTACACAATAGTAGTTAGTATTCAAAGATACCATTTATTCATTTGGACCGTATTTTCGCCGAAACTTTTATACGAGGCGATGTACTGTATGgtaatgtatattgtaatgtTAACAATGAACGctacttttattttacatgACAAAATTAACGAGTATTAG
- the PIG-G gene encoding GPI ethanolamine phosphate transferase 2 isoform X2, whose translation MTPHERSKRDGTSRFSLDCCTLFYAMFVTLFSALLFLYGFFPLQLLDAGIASFKDVPDHVEHIRVNNELLYKPMISRLIFMVIDGMRWDFVAGPIGQAGMPITRSLIQNDSACLLQAKVGSPTVTMPRIKAITTGTAPTFVDVVLNFGSTSISGDSLLLQAKNHGHKLVFFGDDTWLRLFPGIFDRHDGTTSFFVTDYTEVDDNVTRHIDGELNKDDWTIMVLHYLGLDHIGHIGGPQSPLIKPKLREMDEIIGRINAKVVHWHSQNESTLFIVCGDHGMKDSGGHGGNTPQETLVPFVAIGASCPGNDDQPVQMDQIDVSSTLAVMLGIPIPASSLGSISLNVLRELSTSRKLFSLYYNAKQVFNHFKRLTGFQASGAYEKYSNAIKLHTAWLETNGLTNETVDEIVFLYTAALRGMRNKLTSSMTKYDLHVMTIAMFFMFHVLYIITNTQQDTSITPRKIYGFLIINVILWTSVDYLWEGSSESLLLSNDTNSNLILMVIVVILFGNCYLCTKRRFSADSLVQVLKSKGTTQCLLIMGIIIHALSFSSSSFVEEEHRTWYFFWTTFCILLLYKIGKSLIAQSPRHSLQANISMKLFLCLLAHSVLRQLNSTGDMYAHLPDIANWLQQQESKINMSVLLISALSILVWIGHTHEEIKYKTYSLTLYIALAVCVYLRHMGTEAVLRIPFYPTSKGIVEAQFFWCLMLVFSTCAVFRLGSTIRRSRRNFLSLLLRFVIESWVMASTMLHRPYNVVLLPIQILSSIVIYVALRGYQNRDIIIHIFYWLGNVFYFYQGNSNNLSTIDIAAGYVGVESYNIYITGLFLVINTYSAPVLAYLTLLYVVTCENENPKSLDDVIEINRLYAAFRLLPLAVYTIVVSIQRYHLFIWTVFSPKLLYEAMYCMVMYIVMLTMNATFILHDKINEY comes from the exons ATGACGCCCCATGAACGGAGCAAAAGAG ATGGAACGTCACGATTTTCCCTCGACTGCTGTACCTTGTTCTATGCGATGTTCGTCACCCTCTTCTCCGCTCTGTTATTCCTGTACGGCTTCTTCCCACTGCAACTTCTGGATGCTGGTATCGCCAGCTTCAAGGACGTTCCAGATCATGTTGAACATATCAG AGTGAACAACGAGCTGTTGTACAAACCTATGATAAGTAGGTTAATTTTCATGGTGATCGACGGAATGAGGTGGGATTTTGTTGCTGGACCCATCGGACAAGCCGGTATGCCAATCACACGGAGCTTGATACAAAACGACTCGGCGTGTCTTCTTCAAGCTAAGGTCGGCTCTCCTACAGTCACCATGCCCAGGATAAAG gcCATAACGACAGGAACTGCGCCAACATTTGTGGATGTGGTATTGAATTTTGGCAGCACGAGCATATCGGGTGACAGTCTTTTATTGCAGGCCAAAAACCATGGTCATAAATTAGTATTCTTCGGGGACGATACCTGGTTAAGGTTGTTTCCTGGTATATTTGACCGGCATGACGGAACCACGTCATTCTTTGTCACAGATTATACAGAG GTAGACGATAACGTGACACGCCACATCGATGGCGAGTTGAATAAAGACGATTGGACCATTATGGTGCTGCACTATCTCGGGTTGGATCATATCGGGCACATAGGAGGGCCTCAAAGTCCTCTGATAAAACCGAAATTGAGAGAAATGGATGAGATAATCGGTAGAATTAACGCCAAAGTTGTGCACTGG CACTCCCAAAATGAGTCCACGTTATTTATCGTTTGCGGAGATCACGGGATGAAGGACTCGGGTGGTCATGGTGGAAACACACCTCAAGAAACTCTGGTACCTTTTGTAGCAATCGGTGCATCTTGTCCTGGAAACGATGATCAGCCCGTTCAGATGGATCAGATAGACGTAAGCAGTACCCTTGCAGTGATGCTGGGTATCCCAATACCGGCGTCGAGTCTAGGAAGTATCTCGTTGAATGTCTTGAGAGAACTGTCCACGTCAAGAAAGCTCTTCAGTCTTTACTACAATGCCAAACAAGTTTTCAATCACTTTAAAAGGCTTACTGGATTCCAAGCTTCTG GAgcttatgaaaaatattcaaatgcCATAAAGTTACATACAGCTTGGCTGGAAACAAATGGACTGACAAATGAAACTGTGGATGAAATCGTATTCTTATATACTGCTGCTCTTAGAGGGATGAGAAATAAACTTACCAGCAGCATGACCAAATATGACCTTCACGTCATGACAATCGCAATGTTTTTCATGTTTCAT GTGCTGTACATTATAACGAATACGCAGCAGGATACGAGTATTACTCCTAGAAAGATATACGGCTTTCTGATAATCAACGTAATTCTTTGGACATCAGTCGATTACTTATGGGAAGGTTCAAGCGAATCGTTGCTTTTGTCGAACGATACAAACAGTAACTTAATTCTCATGGTCATCGTTGTAATATTATTTGGAAACTGTTACTTGTGTACAAAGCGCAGGTTCTCTGCTGATAGTTTAGTACAG GTTCTGAAAAGTAAAGGAACTACACAGTGTCTATTAATAATGGGTATCATCATTCATGCTCTGAGTTTCAGTAGCAGTAGTTTCGTTGAGGAAGAACACCGTACCTGGTACTTTTTTTGGACTACGTTCTGTATTCTATTGTTGTACAAGATCGGTAAATCCCTCATTGCACAATCGCCAAG ACATTCTCTCCAAGCAAATATTTCTATGAAACTGTTCCTGTGTTTATTGGCTCACTCGGTACTCAGGCAGCTGAATAGCACCGGAGATATGTATGCCCACTTGCCCGATATCGCCAATTGGCTTCAGCAACAAGAAAGCAAAATAAACATGTCCGTGCTGCTAATCTCTG CCCTTTCAATTCTCGTTTGGATCGGACACACCCAtgaggaaataaaatataaaacgtACTCTTTGACGCTGTATATTGCTCTCGCTGTTTGCGTGTATCTTCGGCACATGGGAACTGAAGCAGTATTGAGGATTCCATTCTATCCAACCTCCAA GGGAATTGTTGAGGCGCAATTTTTCTGGTGCTTGATGCTGGTCTTTTCAACTTGCGCTGTGTTTAGATTGGGGAGTACGATACGGAGAagtagaagaaattttttgtcccTACTTCTGCGGTTCGTCATAGAATCCTGGGTCATGGCTTCAACAATGTTACACAGACCGTATAACGTCGTATTGTTGCCGATTCAGATATTGTCCAGTATTGTGATATACGTTGCGTTGAGGGGCTATCAAAATCGTGATATCATTATCCACATCTTTTACTGGCTGGGCAATGTGTTCTACTTTTATCAG GGTAACTCCAATAATTTATCCACTATTGACATTGCTGCGGGCTACGTGGGAGTAGAatcgtacaatatttacattacGGGACTTTTTCTAGTCATCAATACATATTCTGCACCAGTTTTGGCCTATCTCACACTTCTGTATGTCGTCAcatgtgaaaatgaaaatcc aAAATCGCTGGACGACGTGATTGAGATAAATAGACTGTACGCCGCGTTTAGATTACTTCCGTTAGCTGTGTACACAATAGTAGTTAGTATTCAAAGATACCATTTATTCATTTGGACCGTATTTTCGCCGAAACTTTTATACGAGGCGATGTACTGTATGgtaatgtatattgtaatgtTAACAATGAACGctacttttattttacatgACAAAATTAACGAGTATTAG